The following coding sequences lie in one Rutidosis leptorrhynchoides isolate AG116_Rl617_1_P2 chromosome 4, CSIRO_AGI_Rlap_v1, whole genome shotgun sequence genomic window:
- the LOC139841976 gene encoding uncharacterized protein, which produces MNAMQVCIPGGNKITSSGECKKFQWQMNGKEFIDDMVIIPIRGCDMVLGIQWLKRLGNIMWNFDELKMVFTYNKDRIVLRGAKKAPLQWIKGKQLDKNCAQQGAYLASVCLCVYPVTCYDMSTQHKSSVEVEPQITQLLEKYADIFKVPTKLPPKRSHEHRIPLKDGTFPINVRPYRNPPAQKDAIETMVAELLDTGFIRASQSPFSAPILMVKKKDGS; this is translated from the coding sequence ATGAATGCTATGCAGGTCTGTATACCAGGGGGTAACAAGATTACTAGTTCTGGGGAGTGCAAAAAGTTTCAATGGCAAATGAATGGTAAAGAATTTATTGATGATATGGTGATTATACCAATTAGGGGCTGTGACATGGTTTTGGGCATACAATGGCTCAAGAGGTTGGGTAATATCATGTGGAATTTTGATGAACTAAAGATGGTTTTCACTTACAATAAAGATAGAATTGTTCTAAGAGGAGCAAAAAAGGCACCATTACAGTGGATCAAGGGTAAACAATTGGACAAGAACTGTGCTCAACAAGGGGCTTATCTGGCATCTGTGTGTCTATGTGTTTATCCTGTCACCTGTTATGACATGAGCACACAACATAAGAGTTCGGTGGAAGTAGAGCCACAAATTACTCAACTTTTGGAGAAATATGCTGACATATTTAAGGTACCAACTAAACTTCCACCAAAAAGAAGTCATGAGCACAGAATTCCCCTGAAGGATGGAACATTTCCAATTAATGTGAGACCATATAGGAATCCTCCAGCCCAGAAAGATGCCATAGAAACCATGGTTGCTGAATTACTTGACACAGGATTCATAAGAGCTAGTCAGAGTCCATTTTCTGCACCTATATTAatggttaagaagaaagatggcagcTGA